In a single window of the Flavivirga spongiicola genome:
- the thrC gene encoding threonine synthase — MNYYSLNKQAPNTSFKDAVIKGLAPDKGLYFPESITPLSDDFFKNIDELSHTEIAFQAIKQFVSPEIPEAILKTIVEETLSFEFPVVQLNDHMSTLELFHGPTMAFKDVGARFMARCLGYFNKDNTNEVTVLVATSGDTGGAVANGFLGVKGVNVVILYPSGKVSDIQEKQLTTLGQNIAALEVNGTFDDCQAMVKTAFLDETLTSSMQLTSANSINVARWLPQLFYFMFAYKQLHKKYNDIVFSVPSGNFGNICAGMMAQQLGLPINHFIASNNENNVVTEYLKTQLYTPKPSVQTISNAMDVGDPSNFIRIQEIYKNKFESLKDNVSSFSFSDNETREAMKEIYTQYNYVADPHGAVGYLGSKAYLKDNPNAHCVFLETAHPTKFLDVVEEVIKETQPLPEQIQSVMDREKVSVRVNNYEDLKSYLLK, encoded by the coding sequence ATGAACTATTACTCACTAAACAAACAAGCACCAAATACATCTTTTAAAGATGCTGTTATAAAAGGATTAGCGCCAGATAAAGGATTGTACTTTCCAGAAAGTATAACGCCTTTAAGTGATGATTTCTTTAAAAATATTGACGAATTATCACATACAGAAATTGCGTTTCAAGCCATTAAACAATTTGTATCTCCTGAAATTCCAGAAGCTATTTTAAAAACTATTGTAGAAGAAACCCTGTCTTTTGAGTTTCCGGTAGTTCAACTAAACGACCATATGTCAACTTTAGAGCTGTTTCATGGACCAACCATGGCATTTAAAGATGTTGGCGCACGTTTTATGGCACGTTGTTTAGGGTATTTCAATAAAGACAATACAAATGAAGTGACTGTTTTAGTAGCTACTTCTGGCGATACAGGTGGTGCTGTAGCTAATGGTTTTCTTGGTGTTAAGGGTGTAAATGTGGTTATACTCTATCCTAGCGGTAAAGTGAGTGATATTCAAGAAAAACAATTGACAACACTCGGACAAAATATTGCTGCTTTAGAAGTTAATGGTACCTTTGACGATTGTCAAGCCATGGTAAAAACGGCTTTTTTAGATGAAACGTTAACAAGTAGTATGCAGTTAACCTCTGCAAACTCAATAAATGTAGCACGCTGGTTGCCACAATTATTCTACTTTATGTTTGCATATAAGCAACTACATAAAAAGTATAATGACATTGTGTTTTCAGTTCCAAGTGGAAATTTCGGAAATATTTGCGCAGGTATGATGGCACAACAATTGGGTTTACCAATTAATCACTTCATTGCATCAAACAACGAAAACAATGTGGTAACTGAGTATTTAAAAACACAGTTATACACACCAAAACCATCTGTACAAACTATTAGTAACGCCATGGATGTTGGGGATCCTAGTAACTTTATCCGTATTCAGGAAATCTATAAAAACAAGTTTGAATCATTAAAAGACAATGTATCTTCTTTTAGTTTTTCTGACAATGAAACCAGAGAAGCGATGAAAGAAATCTATACGCAATATAACTATGTGGCAGATCCGCACGGTGCTGTTGGGTATTTAGGTTCCAAAGCTTATCTCAAAGATAATCCCAATGCACATTGTGTGTTTCTAGAAACAGCACATCCAACCAAATTTTTAGACGTAGTTGAAGAAGTTATAAAAGAAACACAACCACTTCCAGAACAAATTCAATCGGTTATGGATAGAGAAAAAGTCTCTGTTAGAGTTAATAATTATGAAGATTTAAAGAGTTATTTGTTGAAGTGA
- a CDS encoding putative quinol monooxygenase, translating to MNNQKLTIVAKILAKTDKRELVKQELLKLIEITRAEEGCINYDLHQDNDNNDLFLFYENWSSRELWQKHSDNNHIADYIKATDGAVEEFTLNEMSHIG from the coding sequence ATGAATAATCAAAAATTAACAATTGTCGCAAAAATTCTAGCGAAAACAGATAAGAGAGAACTAGTAAAACAAGAACTACTAAAACTCATAGAAATTACTCGAGCCGAAGAAGGATGTATAAATTATGATTTACATCAAGATAATGACAACAATGACCTATTCTTATTTTATGAAAACTGGTCTAGTCGTGAATTATGGCAAAAGCATTCAGATAATAACCATATAGCAGACTATATAAAAGCTACAGATGGGGCTGTGGAAGAATTTACTCTAAACGAAATGTCTCATATTGGTTAA
- a CDS encoding DUF983 domain-containing protein has product MNDRCENCDFKFEKEPGFFFGAMFVSYALAVAEFIGVFIISYFVFGLSLLVSFFGIILSAILFSTVNFRLSRTIWIYLFFNPKIKL; this is encoded by the coding sequence ATGAATGATAGGTGTGAAAATTGCGATTTTAAATTTGAAAAAGAGCCTGGGTTTTTCTTTGGAGCTATGTTTGTAAGCTATGCGCTAGCCGTAGCTGAATTCATTGGTGTTTTTATAATATCGTATTTTGTTTTTGGATTATCGCTTTTAGTTTCTTTTTTTGGAATCATACTGTCCGCTATCTTATTTAGTACTGTAAATTTTAGATTGTCAAGAACCATTTGGATTTATTTGTTTTTTAATCCAAAAATTAAGCTTTAA
- a CDS encoding AraC family transcriptional regulator has product MKHIPILNIQQFEQNVPMSDFYSNDLKSHLEKNKDFFHKPHRHDFFLCVLFSKGSGIHEIDFNRYTIKPGSVYFLRPGQTHYWQFDNQPEGYIFFHTQNFYELHFSKSKLEQFPYYYSYKNTPTLHMDSNETKRIELIFGNINDEYRKNLPYKKQKIASLINMAYIDLARHYSTFEATKDITSVTYIETLRSLERSINIHYKVEKSAKFYASKLNITPKHLNRIVKTTLGKTTTDLITERVILESKRLIVHSNNSLFTISETLGYQDYAYFSKVFKLKTDLTPLEFKKSYQ; this is encoded by the coding sequence ATGAAACACATCCCTATTTTAAACATTCAGCAATTTGAGCAAAATGTGCCCATGTCTGATTTTTATAGCAATGACTTAAAAAGTCATTTAGAGAAGAATAAAGACTTCTTTCATAAACCTCATAGACATGATTTTTTTCTTTGTGTTCTATTTTCTAAAGGTTCAGGTATTCATGAAATAGATTTTAATAGATATACTATAAAACCAGGTAGTGTATATTTTTTAAGACCAGGTCAAACACATTATTGGCAATTCGACAATCAACCCGAAGGATACATTTTTTTTCATACTCAGAACTTTTATGAGCTTCATTTTTCGAAAAGTAAATTGGAACAGTTTCCATATTACTATTCATATAAAAATACACCAACGCTACATATGGATTCTAATGAAACTAAGCGTATAGAATTAATATTTGGAAACATCAATGATGAATACCGTAAGAACTTGCCTTATAAAAAACAAAAAATAGCAAGCCTTATAAACATGGCTTATATAGATTTAGCCAGACATTATAGTACATTTGAAGCGACTAAAGACATAACATCTGTCACCTATATTGAAACATTACGATCTTTAGAAAGAAGTATTAATATACACTACAAAGTAGAAAAATCGGCAAAATTTTACGCAAGCAAATTAAATATCACCCCAAAGCATTTGAATAGAATTGTAAAAACTACTCTAGGAAAAACAACTACCGATTTAATTACTGAACGGGTAATACTCGAATCAAAACGTTTAATCGTTCATTCTAACAATTCTTTATTTACTATTTCGGAAACATTGGGATATCAGGATTATGCTTATTTCTCTAAA